A genomic segment from Flammeovirga pectinis encodes:
- a CDS encoding TolC family protein yields the protein MKSIKYLVYSILIGLLFTSCLLRKEYNRTVEVDNDHLYRIDTEVDSTQNFGTIIWADFFKDSVLKQYIEKGLEQNFDVRIALENVEIAKSRFKQGKQVNLPTVSGNVSGAYTKNTQNGQFGNAFGDITRYDVGLDISWEADIWGKLKATSEVARMNLLQQSEVKKAITSDLVSQIAFSYYRLIGYDKQRDILDKTIIARQESLEVTEALFSAGEVTLVAVKQSEALLYNSKVLLVEVEKNIEITENALSFLMGESGQLLERDTTFTDRFDFKLDVGIPIQLLENRPDIKSAEYLLINSFEQVNIAKANFYPSLKISVGGGLQSTDLENWFSPSSFLFNVLGQATQPIWNQRKIKTEYEVSQSQEKKALFNFQRQILMAGQEVSNSVMIINRQGDIINNQQLECDAYRDAVEYSQDLLLFGSANYLEVITARQNLLQAELVLVNRQLDLITEYIKLYNALGGGWS from the coding sequence ATGAAATCAATTAAATACCTAGTGTATAGTATTCTTATTGGTTTACTATTTACATCTTGTTTACTTAGAAAAGAGTACAATAGAACTGTTGAGGTAGACAACGATCACCTTTATAGAATAGATACAGAAGTAGATTCTACACAGAATTTTGGCACTATTATTTGGGCCGATTTCTTTAAAGATTCAGTGCTTAAGCAATATATTGAAAAGGGTTTAGAACAAAACTTTGATGTACGTATTGCTTTAGAAAATGTCGAAATTGCAAAATCTCGATTCAAGCAAGGTAAACAAGTAAATCTACCTACAGTTTCTGGAAATGTATCTGGAGCATATACTAAAAACACCCAAAATGGTCAGTTTGGTAATGCTTTTGGTGATATTACTAGATACGATGTTGGCTTGGATATTTCTTGGGAAGCTGATATTTGGGGTAAATTAAAAGCAACTTCAGAAGTTGCCCGTATGAATTTATTGCAACAGTCTGAGGTTAAAAAAGCAATTACTTCTGATTTAGTAAGCCAAATTGCATTCAGTTATTATAGACTTATAGGATACGATAAGCAAAGAGATATTCTTGATAAAACGATTATAGCTAGACAAGAAAGTTTAGAAGTAACAGAAGCTCTTTTTTCTGCAGGCGAGGTAACTTTGGTAGCCGTTAAACAATCAGAAGCTTTATTGTACAACTCTAAAGTACTTTTAGTTGAGGTAGAAAAGAATATTGAAATTACTGAAAATGCACTCTCGTTTTTAATGGGAGAATCTGGACAATTACTAGAGAGAGATACCACATTTACAGACCGTTTTGATTTTAAATTAGATGTTGGTATTCCTATTCAATTGTTAGAAAATAGACCTGATATTAAATCTGCAGAATACTTACTTATCAATTCATTTGAACAAGTAAATATTGCAAAGGCTAACTTCTACCCTTCTTTAAAAATTTCTGTTGGTGGAGGTTTACAAAGTACTGACTTAGAAAATTGGTTTTCTCCCTCATCATTTTTATTTAATGTGTTAGGGCAAGCAACACAACCTATTTGGAATCAGCGTAAGATTAAAACGGAATATGAAGTTAGTCAGTCGCAGGAGAAAAAAGCACTTTTTAACTTCCAAAGACAAATATTGATGGCAGGGCAAGAGGTATCAAACTCTGTCATGATCATAAATAGGCAAGGTGATATTATAAATAATCAGCAATTAGAATGCGATGCATATAGAGATGCCGTAGAATATTCTCAAGACTTATTATTATTTGGTTCAGCCAACTATCTTGAAGTAATCACAGCAAGACAAAATCTATTACAAGCAGAATTAGTGTTGGTAAACAGACAACTTGATTTAATCACTGAGTATATTAAGTTATACAATGCACTTGGTGGCGGATGGAGTTAA
- a CDS encoding efflux RND transporter permease subunit has product MLQKFIDRPILSTVISVVITLLGILGYVELPVSQYPNIAPPTVSVDASYPGASAETILESVIVPIEDQINGVEGMTYMTSSASNDGGASITVFFEQGVDPNVAAVNVQNRVARANSKLPAEVIRNGVITEKKENSALMYAAVYSENKDYDETFVFNYFNIHVKPELQRIKGVASVSAFGAKDYAMRVWLDPAKMASYSLTTNDIRNAINEQSLEAAAGALGQNSGSPFEFVIKYKGRFKNKNEYEDIIIRSMGNGRYLRLKDVATVELDAFSYNSKSITLGHPSISFGIYQTPGSNAQKVIENIHEELKRLEKTFPDDVKYVINFDTNRFLSASMEKVTHTLIEAFILVFLVVLLFLQDFKSTLIPAIAVPVAIIGTFFFLNLFGYSLNLLTLFALVLAIGIVVDDAIVVVEAVHAKLDMGETDVHKATSKAMDEIGGAIISITLVMAAVFIPITFIKGPSGVFYEQFGVTLIIAILISAVNALTLSPALCVMFLKGHHGDKKKKFIDKFYDAFNLAFDIAVRKYGRVLNVMLKHKWITVLALAGSIAGIVYFDANTPSGFVPSEDRGVIFVNMELPIGSSLDRTYAMTEEMLDSMKNIEGIHSASMRSGSNFFSGAGSSYALGFVLLKGYEERTTPETSLKGIMAQLKAKTANIKTARSIFFVPPSIPGFGSSDGFEFQILDKSSGTLKGLDEVSKEFTNKISNSSVIGFASNSFNVNFPQLEMEIDVAKAKESKVVIKDIFSTLQGFIGGYYVADFTRFGKQLRVNMQVKPEDRKDASSLDKMFVKNSEGKMVQISEFVHLKRTYGPQSIKRFNLYNSVSVTGGVMPGHSSGEAIAEINRLAEESLPQNYQIAYSGLTREEINSSGQSVYIFMLSILFTYLFLAAQYESYIVPFSVLLSIPFGIFGAYAFTNWAGLENNIYFQVAMIMLVGLLAKNAILIVEFAIQRRQEGLSLVNAALEGSKERIRPILMTSFAFILGLMPLVLATGVGAAGNRSIGTGAVAGLFVGTMLGLLFIPVLFVFFQGIQEKITPLKKIEDQNK; this is encoded by the coding sequence ATGTTACAGAAATTTATTGATAGACCTATTCTATCGACGGTTATCTCTGTGGTAATCACTTTGTTGGGTATCTTAGGGTACGTTGAACTACCTGTATCTCAATATCCTAATATTGCACCTCCAACAGTATCTGTAGATGCTAGTTACCCTGGTGCAAGTGCAGAAACAATTCTTGAAAGTGTAATTGTTCCTATCGAAGACCAAATTAATGGTGTGGAAGGAATGACTTACATGACCTCTAGTGCAAGTAATGATGGAGGTGCAAGTATTACAGTATTTTTTGAGCAAGGAGTAGATCCTAACGTTGCTGCTGTAAATGTTCAAAACCGTGTAGCAAGAGCAAATTCTAAATTACCAGCAGAGGTAATTAGAAATGGTGTCATTACAGAAAAGAAAGAAAATTCTGCTTTAATGTATGCCGCTGTATATTCTGAGAATAAAGATTACGACGAGACGTTTGTCTTTAATTATTTCAATATCCATGTAAAACCAGAGCTACAACGTATTAAAGGTGTAGCATCTGTAAGTGCTTTTGGAGCGAAAGATTATGCCATGAGAGTATGGTTAGATCCTGCAAAAATGGCAAGTTATTCTTTAACTACAAATGATATTAGGAATGCAATTAACGAGCAAAGTTTAGAAGCTGCAGCTGGTGCACTTGGTCAGAATTCCGGGTCTCCTTTTGAGTTTGTGATTAAGTATAAAGGTCGTTTCAAAAATAAGAATGAATACGAAGATATCATTATCCGTTCTATGGGTAATGGTCGTTATTTACGTTTAAAAGATGTTGCAACGGTAGAACTAGATGCTTTTTCTTATAACTCAAAAAGTATTACACTTGGTCATCCGAGTATTAGCTTCGGTATATATCAAACACCAGGTTCTAACGCACAGAAAGTAATTGAAAATATTCACGAGGAATTAAAAAGGTTAGAAAAGACATTCCCAGATGATGTAAAATATGTGATTAATTTCGATACCAATCGTTTTTTATCAGCATCAATGGAAAAAGTAACACATACTTTAATAGAAGCATTTATTTTAGTGTTTTTAGTAGTATTACTTTTCTTACAAGACTTTAAGTCAACATTAATTCCTGCAATTGCAGTACCCGTAGCAATTATTGGTACATTCTTCTTCCTAAATTTATTTGGGTACTCTCTTAATTTACTGACGTTGTTTGCATTAGTATTGGCCATTGGTATTGTTGTAGATGATGCCATTGTTGTTGTAGAAGCAGTGCATGCAAAATTAGATATGGGAGAGACTGATGTACATAAAGCGACATCAAAAGCAATGGACGAGATTGGTGGTGCAATTATTTCTATTACGTTGGTAATGGCAGCTGTTTTTATTCCAATTACTTTTATTAAAGGACCTTCTGGTGTATTCTATGAGCAGTTTGGAGTAACGCTAATTATTGCAATTTTAATATCAGCAGTAAATGCATTAACATTAAGTCCAGCACTTTGTGTAATGTTCTTAAAAGGACATCATGGAGATAAAAAGAAGAAATTCATAGATAAGTTTTATGATGCTTTCAATTTAGCATTTGACATTGCCGTTCGTAAATACGGTAGAGTTTTAAATGTTATGTTAAAGCACAAATGGATTACTGTTTTAGCACTTGCTGGTTCTATTGCGGGTATTGTTTATTTTGATGCCAATACTCCATCAGGTTTTGTTCCATCAGAAGATAGAGGGGTAATTTTTGTAAATATGGAATTACCAATTGGCTCTTCTTTAGACCGTACATACGCTATGACAGAAGAGATGTTAGATTCTATGAAGAATATCGAAGGTATTCACAGTGCATCTATGCGTTCAGGATCTAACTTTTTCTCTGGTGCTGGTAGCTCATATGCTCTTGGTTTTGTATTATTAAAAGGATACGAAGAAAGGACAACACCAGAAACTAGTTTAAAGGGTATAATGGCTCAATTAAAAGCAAAAACGGCAAATATAAAGACAGCTCGTTCTATTTTCTTTGTGCCGCCAAGTATCCCAGGTTTTGGTAGTTCAGATGGATTTGAATTTCAAATTTTAGATAAATCATCAGGTACTTTAAAAGGGTTAGATGAGGTGTCTAAAGAGTTTACAAATAAAATAAGTAATAGCTCTGTTATTGGTTTTGCATCTAACTCATTCAATGTCAATTTCCCTCAGTTAGAAATGGAAATTGATGTGGCAAAAGCAAAAGAATCTAAAGTAGTTATTAAAGATATATTTAGTACGCTCCAAGGTTTTATTGGTGGTTATTATGTGGCGGATTTTACTCGTTTTGGTAAACAATTGAGAGTAAATATGCAGGTAAAGCCAGAAGATAGAAAAGACGCATCTAGTTTAGATAAGATGTTTGTGAAAAATAGTGAGGGAAAGATGGTACAGATTTCAGAGTTTGTTCATCTTAAACGTACTTATGGACCACAATCAATAAAGCGTTTTAACTTATATAATTCAGTTTCTGTAACTGGAGGAGTAATGCCCGGACATTCATCTGGTGAAGCAATTGCTGAAATCAATCGTTTAGCAGAAGAGTCATTACCGCAGAATTATCAGATTGCCTACTCTGGTTTAACAAGAGAGGAAATTAATTCTTCAGGGCAATCAGTGTATATTTTCATGTTGAGTATTCTATTTACTTACTTGTTCTTAGCAGCACAATACGAAAGTTATATTGTTCCTTTTTCAGTATTATTATCTATTCCATTCGGTATTTTTGGAGCATACGCTTTTACTAACTGGGCAGGATTAGAGAATAATATTTACTTCCAAGTTGCCATGATAATGCTTGTTGGTTTACTTGCAAAAAATGCCATTTTAATAGTGGAGTTTGCCATTCAAAGAAGGCAAGAAGGACTATCCTTAGTTAATGCAGCTCTAGAAGGTTCTAAAGAACGTATTCGTCCTATTTTAATGACCTCTTTTGCATTTATTCTTGGTTTAATGCCATTGGTATTAGCAACTGGAGTTGGTGCAGCAGGTAACAGATCTATTGGTACGGGTGCAGTAGCTGGTTTGTTTGTAGGTACAATGTTAGGCTTGTTGTTTATACCTGTATTGTTTGTTTTCTTTCAAGGAATCCAAGAAAAGATTACTCCTTTAAAAAAGATTGAAGATCAAAATAAATAG